A DNA window from Staphylococcus warneri contains the following coding sequences:
- a CDS encoding PH domain-containing protein has product MFSLQKLHPISYISGLIEAFKQNIIVIIVFLVFNFKDFDFTNIREYIVPAVLSLFFLISFIGQILKVYQTRYWIENNHFILTTGIFNKERKELDISRIQSVDTSQSMINQIVGGVQLQIKTPSDGIELSTISKSQSIELEQTIKDIQVTLADSQTEIDNNSFNNTDEYNELHNNESFDKSSKKRRVFKLSIKDLILMSLTSGAIGIAIATISPIIGSMSNIIPWKSITEEITHLANAIALIVSIIIGVILVASYIIGALINFIRYFGYTLSQENHQLKIQYGLFTKKNLTVPSDRIQAVVEHQSYIRKLFGYTAIHVLITSDFEEKMEDDSTIGGNIMIIPFIKRKEAYGIIKALIPEMDFKPARKGMSWRGFHRHFLIPSLILILIGSMGFYYWSTWALLIIGVIILALIIKAFLYIRLSGFQVENDELTIQKVNLFTIKRYYVKYDKIIGMEIKAHPFLIRNHLGHFNFLISKGATNQTIGLKFLDEKSIENLKTWYVGGDQRVEL; this is encoded by the coding sequence ATGTTTAGCCTGCAAAAATTACATCCTATTTCTTATATTTCAGGCTTAATTGAAGCTTTTAAACAAAATATTATTGTTATTATTGTCTTTTTAGTTTTTAACTTTAAAGACTTTGATTTCACAAATATTCGTGAATATATTGTACCTGCAGTGTTGTCATTATTTTTCTTAATATCATTTATTGGACAAATATTGAAAGTTTATCAAACAAGATATTGGATCGAAAATAACCACTTTATATTAACGACGGGCATATTTAACAAAGAACGTAAAGAGTTAGATATTAGTCGTATTCAATCTGTAGATACATCACAAAGTATGATTAATCAAATCGTAGGTGGTGTTCAATTACAAATTAAAACACCAAGTGACGGGATAGAGTTATCAACTATATCCAAATCACAAAGTATTGAATTAGAACAAACAATCAAAGATATCCAGGTGACATTAGCAGATTCCCAAACTGAAATAGATAACAATAGTTTTAATAATACTGATGAATATAATGAATTACATAATAATGAATCTTTTGATAAGTCATCAAAAAAGCGTCGAGTATTTAAATTGTCAATTAAAGATTTAATTTTAATGTCATTAACAAGTGGTGCTATAGGAATAGCAATAGCAACCATTTCACCTATTATAGGCAGCATGTCCAATATTATTCCGTGGAAGAGTATTACTGAAGAAATAACTCATTTAGCTAATGCTATCGCATTAATTGTAAGTATTATCATTGGAGTGATTTTAGTTGCGAGTTATATCATAGGTGCACTTATCAATTTCATTAGATATTTTGGATATACATTATCTCAAGAGAATCATCAGTTAAAAATTCAATATGGTTTGTTTACTAAAAAGAACTTAACAGTACCGTCAGATCGTATTCAAGCAGTCGTCGAGCATCAATCATATATAAGAAAATTATTCGGTTATACAGCTATACATGTATTGATTACGAGTGATTTTGAAGAGAAGATGGAAGATGATTCTACTATAGGTGGAAACATAATGATTATTCCTTTCATTAAACGTAAAGAGGCATATGGAATAATTAAAGCATTAATTCCAGAAATGGATTTCAAACCTGCACGCAAAGGTATGTCTTGGAGAGGATTCCATAGACACTTTTTAATACCTTCGCTGATATTGATTTTAATTGGTAGCATGGGGTTTTATTATTGGTCAACTTGGGCACTTTTAATAATAGGAGTTATTATTTTAGCATTAATTATTAAGGCATTCCTTTATATTCGTTTATCTGGATTTCAGGTTGAAAATGACGAACTGACTATACAGAAAGTTAATTTGTTTACTATTAAAAGATACTATGTAAAATACGATAAAATTATAGGGATGGAAATCAAAGCGCATCCGTTTTTAATAAGAAATCATTTAGGTCATTTCAATTTTTTAATTTCTAAAGGTGCTACAAATCAAACTATTGGATTAAAATTCTTAGATGAAAAGTCAATAGAAAACCTTAAAACATGGTATGTCGGAGGTGATCAACGTGTCGAATTATAA
- a CDS encoding PH domain-containing protein: MSNYNYMDSNAKKSMILANSIGLIILLLVLICILILNWKFLHLTDNKSIAIGGLTLLIICSITLLFIIPTFRYKNFRYLIKNNEIHVRTGIVFINTNIIPFFRIQNIDISEGFIMRKFRLATVTLSTAGGNSELLLINKDKAEEIKHLIKERRNSENLNQNDVKLKE; the protein is encoded by the coding sequence GTGTCGAATTATAATTACATGGATAGTAATGCTAAGAAATCTATGATTTTAGCAAATTCAATAGGGTTGATCATACTTTTACTTGTTTTGATATGCATACTCATTTTAAATTGGAAGTTTTTACATTTAACTGATAATAAGTCAATCGCTATTGGAGGTCTAACACTTTTAATTATATGCAGTATTACATTGTTATTCATCATACCAACATTTAGATATAAGAATTTTAGATATTTAATAAAGAATAATGAAATACATGTGAGAACAGGGATTGTCTTTATCAATACTAATATTATACCGTTTTTTAGAATTCAAAATATTGATATAAGTGAAGGCTTTATTATGAGAAAATTTCGATTAGCTACAGTCACTTTATCAACAGCAGGTGGCAACTCTGAATTATTACTTATAAACAAAGATAAAGCCGAAGAAATCAAACATTTAATTAAAGAAAGACGAAATAGTGAAAATCTGAATCAAAATGATGTAAAATTAAAAGAATAG
- the acpS gene encoding holo-ACP synthase, translated as MIYGIGLDLIEIERIEKVYNKQKQKFVERILSKEEQIKFNGFSQQKRKIEYLAGRFATKEAFSKALGTGLGKTIAFHDINCYNDHLGKPCIDYSGFRVHVSITHTENYAMSQVLLEKQDNNDDV; from the coding sequence ATGATATATGGAATTGGATTAGATTTAATAGAAATTGAGAGAATTGAAAAAGTTTATAATAAGCAAAAGCAAAAGTTTGTTGAACGTATTCTATCTAAAGAAGAGCAAATTAAATTTAATGGTTTTTCACAACAAAAAAGAAAGATTGAGTATCTTGCAGGGAGATTTGCTACTAAAGAAGCATTTAGTAAAGCCCTAGGAACTGGTTTAGGGAAAACTATTGCATTTCATGATATCAACTGCTATAACGATCATCTTGGGAAACCATGTATAGACTATAGTGGTTTTCGAGTTCATGTGAGTATTACCCATACTGAAAATTATGCGATGAGTCAAGTTCTTTTAGAAAAACAAGATAATAATGATGATGTGTAA
- the alr gene encoding alanine racemase — protein MSEKFYRSTYLNIDLNAILSNYQTFDKLHANKTVISVIKANGYGLGSVRIAQHLMENGASFFAVATLDEAIELRMHGIKAKILILGVIPPKDINKAIQHRVALTVPSKSWLKESIKNISDENEKALWLHLKLDTGMGRLGMKDVEEYKEVVDIISKYDQLVFEGVYTHFACADEPGDSMATQYQKFKELVEQVEKPTYIHTQNSAGALLMDGQFCNAIRLGISLYGYYPSEYVKENVKVHLKPSAQLVSEIVQTKTLNVGDSVSYGSTYTATEPTRIAVLPIGYADGYLRSMQGSCVNVNGHQCEVIGRVCMDQTMVKIPDTVKVGDKVILLDNHVDTDQSVEALAKQQDTINYEVLCNLSRRLPRIYHIEDNTEITNELLK, from the coding sequence ATGTCAGAAAAATTTTATAGATCGACGTATTTAAATATAGATTTGAATGCAATTTTATCTAATTATCAAACATTTGATAAATTGCATGCTAATAAGACTGTTATATCAGTTATTAAAGCTAATGGTTATGGTTTAGGTAGTGTTAGAATTGCGCAACACCTAATGGAAAATGGTGCTTCATTTTTTGCAGTGGCAACATTAGATGAAGCAATAGAGTTACGTATGCATGGCATTAAAGCTAAAATTTTAATTTTAGGTGTAATTCCACCTAAAGATATTAATAAAGCTATACAACATCGTGTCGCATTGACAGTCCCTTCAAAATCATGGTTAAAAGAATCAATTAAGAATATATCAGATGAAAATGAAAAAGCACTTTGGTTACATTTAAAACTTGATACAGGTATGGGTAGACTAGGTATGAAGGATGTTGAAGAATACAAAGAGGTTGTAGATATTATTAGCAAATATGATCAACTTGTATTTGAAGGCGTATATACTCATTTTGCATGTGCTGACGAACCTGGAGATTCGATGGCTACACAATATCAAAAATTTAAAGAACTAGTAGAACAAGTAGAAAAACCAACTTATATACACACTCAAAATTCAGCAGGGGCTCTATTAATGGATGGTCAGTTCTGCAATGCAATTCGTTTAGGTATATCTCTTTACGGATATTACCCTTCAGAATATGTTAAAGAAAATGTAAAAGTACATTTGAAACCAAGCGCACAGTTAGTAAGTGAAATTGTACAAACTAAAACATTAAATGTTGGAGACTCTGTAAGTTATGGAAGTACTTATACTGCAACGGAACCAACGAGAATAGCAGTATTACCAATTGGTTATGCAGACGGTTATTTACGTTCAATGCAAGGATCATGTGTAAACGTGAATGGTCATCAATGCGAAGTAATAGGAAGAGTATGTATGGATCAAACGATGGTCAAAATTCCTGATACAGTAAAAGTCGGAGATAAAGTAATCCTATTAGATAACCATGTGGACACAGACCAATCAGTTGAAGCATTAGCTAAGCAGCAAGATACAATAAATTATGAAGTTTTATGCAATTTATCAAGACGATTACCTCGCATTTATCACATAGAAGATAATACAGAGATAACTAATGAATTATTAAAATAA
- the mazE gene encoding type II toxin-antitoxin system antitoxin MazE yields MLSFNQNRSYSLEQSLKEGYAQMADLNLSLATEAFPIECEACDCNETYLTSNAKNE; encoded by the coding sequence ATGTTATCTTTTAATCAAAATAGAAGTTACAGTTTAGAGCAATCTTTAAAAGAAGGTTATGCACAAATGGCTGATTTAAATCTCTCCCTAGCAACCGAAGCTTTTCCTATTGAATGTGAAGCGTGCGATTGCAATGAAACATATTTAACTTCTAACGCTAAGAATGAATGA
- a CDS encoding type II toxin-antitoxin system PemK/MazF family toxin has translation MIRRGDVYLADLSPVQGSEQGGVRPVVIIQNDTGNKYSPTVIVAAITGRINKAKIPTHVEIEKKKYKLDKDSVILLEQIRTLDKNRLKEKLTYLSDNKMKEVDYALDISLGLHNFNHSKT, from the coding sequence ATGATTAGAAGAGGAGATGTTTATCTAGCAGATTTATCACCTGTTCAAGGGTCAGAACAAGGGGGAGTAAGACCCGTCGTCATTATCCAAAATGACACAGGTAATAAATATAGTCCTACTGTTATTGTTGCCGCAATCACTGGAAGGATTAATAAAGCTAAGATACCTACACATGTTGAAATTGAAAAGAAAAAGTACAAACTTGATAAGGACTCAGTTATTTTATTAGAACAAATTCGTACTTTAGATAAAAATCGTTTAAAAGAAAAACTCACATATTTGTCTGATAACAAAATGAAAGAAGTAGATTACGCCCTAGACATTAGTCTAGGTTTACATAATTTCAATCATTCTAAGACATAA
- a CDS encoding anti-sigma factor antagonist encodes MNLNIETVTHDTYYEVKVGGELDVYTVPELEEVLVPMRQEGTHDIHVNLANVSYMDSTGLGLFVGTLKALNQNGKDLYILGVSDRIGRLFDITGLKDLMHVNEGTEVE; translated from the coding sequence ATGAATCTTAATATAGAAACTGTCACACATGATACATATTATGAAGTTAAAGTTGGCGGAGAATTAGATGTTTATACAGTACCTGAATTAGAAGAAGTGTTAGTACCTATGAGACAGGAAGGTACACATGATATTCATGTAAATTTAGCGAATGTTAGTTATATGGACTCAACAGGTTTGGGTCTTTTTGTAGGTACACTTAAAGCATTAAATCAAAACGGTAAAGATTTATATATCTTAGGCGTTTCTGACCGTATTGGAAGACTATTTGATATTACCGGATTAAAAGATTTAATGCATGTTAATGAAGGAACGGAGGTAGAGTAA
- the rsbW gene encoding anti-sigma B factor RsbW, giving the protein MQSKQDYIEMRLPASAEYVSLIRLTLSGVFTRAGASYDDIEDSKIAVSEAVTNAVKHAYKHNPKTGMINLCFEVFEDKIKIVISDQGESFDYETTKSNLGPYNDNENIDFLREGGLGLFLIESLMDEVTVYKESGVTISMIKYIKKEQVRNNDERVEIS; this is encoded by the coding sequence ATGCAATCAAAACAAGACTATATTGAAATGCGGTTACCAGCTTCTGCCGAATATGTAAGTCTAATTAGATTAACACTGTCTGGTGTGTTTACTAGAGCAGGTGCATCTTACGATGATATAGAAGATTCAAAAATTGCAGTAAGTGAAGCAGTCACGAATGCAGTTAAACATGCATACAAACATAATCCTAAAACAGGTATGATTAATTTGTGCTTTGAAGTCTTTGAAGATAAAATTAAAATTGTGATTTCAGATCAGGGTGAAAGCTTTGATTATGAGACAACTAAATCTAATTTAGGACCTTATAATGATAACGAAAATATAGATTTCTTACGTGAAGGTGGATTAGGGTTATTCTTAATCGAGTCACTGATGGATGAAGTAACTGTTTATAAAGAGTCTGGTGTTACAATAAGTATGATTAAGTATATAAAAAAAGAGCAGGTGCGAAATAATGACGAAAGAGTCGAAATCAGTTAA
- the sigB gene encoding RNA polymerase sigma factor SigB has translation MTKESKSVNDVSPEQINQWIKEHQEDQNSGAQDKLVRHYRKLIESLAYKYSKGQSHHEDLVQVGMVGLIGAINRFDLSFDRKFEAFLVPTVIGEIKRYLRDKTWSVHVPRRIKEIGPRIKKVSDELTNELERSPSISEIAARLEVTDEEVLEAMEMGQSYNALSVDHSIEADKDGSTVTLLDIMGQQDDNYDLTEKRMILERILPILSDREKEIIQCTFIEGLSQKETGERIGLSQMHVSRLQRTAIKKLQEAAKQ, from the coding sequence ATGACGAAAGAGTCGAAATCAGTTAATGATGTATCACCTGAACAGATTAACCAATGGATTAAAGAACACCAAGAAGACCAAAATAGTGGAGCTCAAGATAAGTTAGTAAGGCATTATCGTAAACTAATCGAATCTTTAGCTTATAAATATTCTAAAGGTCAATCACATCATGAAGATTTAGTTCAAGTGGGAATGGTTGGTTTAATAGGTGCTATAAATAGATTTGATTTGTCATTTGATCGAAAATTTGAAGCATTCCTAGTACCAACTGTAATTGGTGAAATAAAAAGGTATTTAAGAGATAAAACATGGAGTGTTCATGTACCTAGACGCATAAAAGAAATAGGGCCGCGCATAAAGAAGGTAAGTGATGAACTTACAAATGAATTAGAACGTTCACCTTCAATAAGTGAAATTGCTGCTCGTTTGGAAGTTACAGATGAAGAAGTACTTGAAGCAATGGAAATGGGCCAAAGTTACAATGCATTAAGTGTAGACCATTCAATAGAAGCGGATAAAGATGGGTCTACGGTTACGTTACTAGATATTATGGGTCAACAAGATGATAACTATGATCTTACAGAAAAGCGCATGATACTAGAAAGAATTTTACCAATCTTATCTGACCGAGAAAAAGAAATCATTCAGTGTACATTCATTGAAGGATTAAGTCAGAAAGAAACTGGTGAGCGTATAGGACTAAGTCAAATGCATGTGTCTAGATTACAGCGAACTGCTATTAAAAAGTTGCAAGAAGCAGCTAAACAATAG
- a CDS encoding Tex family protein gives MDNHLIKSIIEKYNFTEKQITSVLKLLEDKNTVPFIARYRKEQTGGLDEVEIKQISDEYQYMVNLQKRKEEVIHSIEQQGMLTHELKNDILKQTKLQRVEDLYRPYKQKKKTRATEAKRKGLEPLAKWLLQSELDEKVQTKAQTYLNEEVKSVEEAIQGAQDIIAEQISDNPKYRSRILKNVYQQGQIVTTKKKKAEDEKEIFSMYYDYAEPIKKIANHRVLAVNRGEKEKILSVKIEFDTEIVEKDIEKQEIKRETEATAIIRDAIKDSLKRLIMPSIEREIRGDLTEKAENHAIDVFSENLRNLLLQPPMKGKQILGVDPAFRTGCKLAVINPYGTFVAKNVIYPHPPVNKTDTAEKIVVKMINDYDVQLIAIGNGTASRETEQFIANVINKFNLKVQFIIVNEAGASVYSASEIARAEFPDFQVEERSAVSIGRRVQDPLSELVKIDPKSIGVGQYQHDVNQKELEKALTFVVETAVNQVGVDVNTASRSLLQYVSGLSSQIAQNLIEYREENGAIKHHKDIAKVKRLGAKTFEQSIGFMRIVDGTEPLDNTSIHPESYDVTYQLLNQLNLKVEDLGSETLKKTLDSIDTHEIANQLNIGKPTLEDIIKSLKAPNRDPRDEFETPILKSDVLSIEDLSEGMKLSGTVRNVVDFGAFVDIGVKQDGLVHVSKLSKKFVKNPMDIVSVGDIVDVWILNIDKQKDKVSLTMINPHE, from the coding sequence ATGGACAATCATTTAATAAAATCAATTATCGAAAAATATAATTTTACAGAAAAGCAAATTACTTCAGTATTGAAACTATTAGAAGATAAAAATACCGTTCCATTCATAGCTAGATATCGTAAAGAACAAACTGGCGGTTTAGATGAAGTAGAAATTAAACAAATTTCAGATGAATATCAATATATGGTTAACTTACAAAAAAGAAAAGAAGAAGTTATTCATAGTATTGAGCAACAAGGAATGCTAACTCATGAATTAAAAAATGATATTCTTAAGCAAACTAAATTACAACGTGTTGAAGATTTATATAGACCATATAAACAAAAGAAAAAAACACGTGCAACAGAGGCAAAAAGAAAAGGTTTAGAACCTTTAGCTAAATGGCTATTACAATCTGAACTTGACGAAAAGGTTCAAACAAAAGCACAAACCTACCTTAACGAAGAAGTAAAAAGCGTTGAAGAAGCCATTCAGGGTGCCCAAGACATCATTGCAGAGCAAATTTCTGATAATCCTAAATATCGTTCAAGAATATTAAAAAATGTATATCAACAAGGACAAATTGTAACTACTAAAAAGAAAAAAGCTGAAGATGAAAAAGAAATATTCTCTATGTATTATGATTATGCTGAACCGATTAAAAAGATAGCTAATCACAGAGTTTTAGCGGTTAATAGAGGAGAAAAAGAAAAAATATTATCTGTAAAAATAGAATTTGATACAGAAATAGTAGAAAAAGACATAGAAAAACAAGAAATAAAAAGAGAAACTGAAGCGACAGCTATTATAAGAGACGCAATTAAAGATAGTCTTAAGAGATTAATAATGCCATCTATTGAACGTGAAATCAGAGGTGACTTAACAGAAAAAGCTGAAAATCATGCTATAGATGTTTTTAGTGAGAATTTGAGAAATTTACTTTTACAACCGCCAATGAAAGGAAAACAAATACTAGGCGTAGATCCAGCTTTTAGAACGGGTTGTAAACTAGCAGTTATTAATCCATATGGAACATTCGTGGCTAAGAATGTGATATATCCACATCCACCAGTAAATAAAACAGATACAGCTGAGAAAATAGTAGTAAAAATGATTAATGATTATGATGTTCAATTAATTGCAATTGGTAATGGGACAGCTAGTAGAGAAACAGAACAATTCATCGCTAATGTTATTAATAAATTTAATCTTAAAGTCCAATTCATCATAGTAAACGAAGCAGGTGCTTCAGTATATTCAGCATCAGAAATTGCACGTGCAGAATTTCCTGATTTCCAAGTCGAAGAAAGAAGTGCTGTTTCAATTGGTAGAAGGGTACAAGATCCTTTAAGTGAATTAGTTAAAATAGATCCAAAATCAATAGGTGTTGGACAATATCAACATGATGTTAACCAAAAAGAATTAGAAAAGGCACTAACATTTGTTGTTGAAACAGCGGTAAACCAAGTCGGCGTGGATGTTAATACAGCTTCTCGTTCACTACTACAATATGTGTCAGGACTTTCATCACAAATTGCCCAAAATCTAATAGAATATAGAGAAGAAAATGGTGCTATTAAACATCATAAAGATATAGCTAAAGTTAAACGTTTAGGTGCCAAAACATTCGAACAAAGTATTGGTTTCATGAGAATTGTAGATGGTACAGAACCGTTAGATAATACATCTATTCACCCAGAAAGTTATGATGTAACATATCAATTACTTAACCAGTTAAATCTTAAAGTTGAAGATTTAGGTAGTGAAACATTAAAAAAGACATTAGATTCCATTGATACACATGAAATTGCTAACCAATTAAATATAGGAAAACCAACATTAGAAGATATTATTAAATCTTTAAAAGCACCAAATAGGGATCCTCGTGATGAATTTGAAACACCAATTTTAAAATCCGATGTTTTATCAATTGAGGATTTATCTGAAGGAATGAAACTTAGTGGTACTGTAAGAAATGTAGTAGATTTTGGCGCGTTTGTTGATATTGGTGTCAAACAAGATGGACTTGTACATGTATCAAAACTATCTAAAAAATTCGTTAAGAACCCAATGGACATTGTAAGTGTAGGAGATATTGTCGATGTTTGGATACTTAACATAGATAAGCAAAAAGATAAAGTATCATTGACAATGATAAATCCACATGAATAA
- a CDS encoding SprT family protein, which yields MNNQELQSLVCDLSLKYFKIPFKHNAYFNRRLRTTGGRYLLKSHDIEINPKQYEHYGKKAIIDIVKHELCHYHLHILGKGYKHKDRDFKSLSTKVGAPRFCTPTHSYEERANYEYICTECKTKYLRIKRVNVSIMRCGKCGGKLKLDRKKIK from the coding sequence ATGAATAATCAGGAATTACAAAGTTTAGTATGTGATCTTTCCTTAAAGTATTTTAAAATACCCTTTAAACATAATGCGTATTTTAATAGGCGCTTAAGAACAACAGGTGGAAGATATCTACTTAAATCACATGATATAGAAATTAATCCCAAGCAATATGAGCATTATGGTAAAAAAGCTATTATTGATATTGTAAAACATGAACTTTGCCATTATCATTTGCATATTTTAGGTAAAGGTTATAAACATAAAGATCGAGATTTTAAAAGCTTAAGTACGAAAGTTGGTGCACCAAGATTTTGCACACCAACGCATTCTTATGAAGAACGTGCTAATTATGAATATATCTGTACCGAATGTAAGACGAAGTATTTAAGAATAAAAAGAGTGAATGTAAGTATCATGAGATGTGGTAAATGTGGTGGTAAATTAAAGTTAGATAGAAAAAAGATTAAGTAA